One genomic region from Scomber scombrus chromosome 19, fScoSco1.1, whole genome shotgun sequence encodes:
- the tmx1 gene encoding thioredoxin-related transmembrane protein 1: MACLSASSSSSSGKSTTTMISSLLKPTQHHRSLTCCLFLVIYLTWLPVSAKQGSLKEVTDGNWEEILAGEWMIEFYAPWCPACQQLQTVWKEFADWGEDMGVNIAKVDVTEQPGLSGRFIITSLPTIYHCKDGVFRKYQGARTKDDFLSFVDEQKWRAVEPISSWFGPSSFLMNSMSALFKLSMFIRRCHNYMTDKLGIPVWGSYVIFGLATLFSGLALGLLLVFIADYVFPSRRFSSHDYYQKKQSMEQARLIQRQEDEHMADGEEDDDEEEEEEDQDDVWRRRRGSPEGRPEPKGQGFPDEALRKRVVANREVEEEEEEDS; encoded by the exons ATGGCGTGTTTGTctgcaagcagcagcagcagctcaggaaaatcaacaacaacaatgatttCTTCTTTACTAAAACCGACACAGCACCACCGCTCGTTGACATGCTGTTTATTTCTGGTGATTTATTTAACGTGGCTGCCTGTTTCTGCCAAACAAGGCAGTCTGAAAGAAGTGACCGACGGTAACTGGGAGGAGATCCTGGCCGGAGAGTGGATGATTGAGTT ctatGCTCCGTGGTGTCCAGCCTGCCAGCAGCTGCAGACGGTGTGGAAGGAGTTTGCAGACTGGGGGGAGGACATGGGGGTCAACATAGCCAAAGTGGACGTGACAGAGCAACCTG GTCTGAGCGGGCGATTCATCATCACCTCACTTCCTACTATTTACCA ctgtaAGGATGGCGTCTTCCGAAAGTACCAGGGAGCTCGCACTAAGGACGACTTCCTGAGCTTTGTCGACGAGCAGAAATGGAGAGCAGTAGAACCGATTTCCTCGTGGTTTGGTCCGTCTTCATTTCT AATGAATTCAATGTCTGCTTTGTTCAAGCTCTCCATGTTTATCCGG CGTTGCCATAACTACATGACAGACAAACTGGGGATCCCTGTTTGGGGATCATATGTGATCTTTGGCCTGGCCACCCTGTTCTCTGGTCTAGCTCTGGGACTG CTGCTGGTGTTCATTGCAGATTACGTCTTCCCTTCACGACGGTTTTCTTCTCATGACTACTACCAGA AGAAACAATCGATGGAGCAGGCGAGGTTAATCCAGAGACAAGAGGACGAGCACATGGCCGACGGCGAGGAAGATGACgacgaagaagaggaagaggaagaccaGGACGAcgtctggaggaggaggagaggctcCCCCGAGGGGCGCCCCGAACCAAAGGGTCAGGGTTTCCCAGATGAAGCCTTGAGGAAGAGGGTGGTGGCCAACcgtgaggtggaggaggaagaggaggaggacagttAG